The genomic stretch GCGCTCCTGGACGGGGACGCAGTCGACCGCCACGTCGCCCTTCTCGTCTCGCTGCAGTCGGACGTGCTTGACCCAGGCGGGATCGCTCGCGGGGAAATCGGTGCGCCCGTGGCCGCTGCGGGTCTCCTCGCGCGCGAGCTTGGCGGTCGCCACCAGTTGCGCCGCAAGCGCCAGGTTGCGAACGTCCTCGGCTGCGAACAGGTCGCTCGTCTTGATATTGCTGGCCGCCTCGGCGCGGATCGCCTGCAGCTTCTCGATCGCATCCTCGAGTTGCTCGCGGTTTGAGACGACGCCTGCCTGGCGCCACATGATCGCCTGGATCGTCCCGACCATCTCCATCGGGTCGACATCCCCGCCCGGCGCCGCGAGCCGCTCGCGCTCGGCGGCCACGGCGCTGGAATCGATCACCGCAAAGTCATGGGCGGTGGCGAAGGCGGCAGCGCTGCGCCCGGCGATACCGCCGAAGGTCTGGGTCTCCAGGAATCCGCAGCCCTGCATGCGATCCCCGCCGTGCACCCCACCCGAGGCCTCCCCCGCGGCATAGAGCCCCGCCACCGGCGTGGCGGCGTTCACATCGATCCGCGCGCCGCCCATCAGCCGTTGGAACATCAAGGTGATCGGCACGACCTGCCCGGCTTCATAGGTGCCCACAGGCGCGCGCGAGCGGGCGATCTGCCCTTCCTCGACATGCCAGACGACCGGCCCGCGCCCCTCGAAATTCTCGGTATAGACCGCGCGCGCCATCATGTAGCGCGGCGCGCATTCGAGATTCTCGGGATCATATTTCTCCATGATCCGCTCGCCCAGCGCGTTCATATAGTGCGCGCCGAAGATCGGTCCCGCAGGTGGCGAATCGCGAAACTGGGCGAACTCCATGTCGATCAGCGGCGCGCCGGCATGGAATGCCAGTGCGTAGGAATCGCCCGTGGTGCGGGCATGATGCTCGACCACTTCCTCGCAGAGGATCGAGTAGAGCCGGTTCACCCCGCCCGCCGCGAGCACGATCGACTTTGCGCGGATCACGAAGGCGTTACCTTGCGCATCCACGGCATGCGCCCCCGCGACGCGATCGCCATCCAGCAACAGGCGCGTGACCATTACATATTCTCGCAGCTCGACACCGTCGTCGAGAATCGCCTGGCGCATCGGCAGGATGACATTGGCATGCACGCCCTTGCCATGCCCCTGCGCCATCAGCGTGCGGCGCACCGAATGGCCCGCGCGCTTCGAGAGGAACCAGCTGCCGTCGGCATTGCGGATGAATGCGACGCCGCGCCGCTCCATGTCCTCGGCGATGCCGCGGCCATGTTCGGCGCACTGGGCGACGAGATCGCGGTCGCAGATGCCGCCGCTGGCGTTCGCCCAATCCTCGATGAACAATTCGGGGCTGTCGGCGTCGTCGAGCAAAGGCACGCTGAAGCCGACCAGTGCGTGCGGGCTCGATCCGCTCTGCCCCACTTCGCCCTTGTCCACCAGCATGACGCGGGCGCCTGTGGCAACGGCTTCGAGCGCCGCGCGCGTCGCGGCTGAACCGCCGCCGATCACGAGTATGTCCGTCGATACGTCCTGAGCCAATGCCGGTCTCCCCGATGGCGATCGGCGCGCCGCCATCAGCCCGTCGATGCAAAGACCGCTACCTATGGTTGCGTTTCGCCAGCGTCAATATATCTTAGTGCTAAGGTATATTGAACGGGCAAGGCAAGCAGAATGCGTATATCGCAATGACCCAAATGACCGATGGCAGCATCATCGTCGAACTGGCGCGCTCGGGGCTGACGCTCACGGTGCCGCCGGGCGAATCGATCCTGGATGCGGTGCGCGCCGCGGGGATCGCTGCCACGTCGAACTGCGAACAGGGGACGTGCGGCGCCTGTGAAGTCACCGTGCTCGCCGGCGTTCCGGACCATTTCGACGCGGTGCTCTCGCCAAAGGATCGGGCGGCGGGGAAGACGATGATGATATGCTGCTCGGGCGCGCTGAGCGAGCGCCTCGTCCTCGATCTTTAGGCCCGCGCGCGGCTTGCGCGAAAGAGGGCGTGACACGCCAAATGCGTTTTGATATACAATCGTGACTATCAATTTGCGCCGGGACGCGCTTGCATCGCGGGCCTTCCGCGCCGACAAGATTGGTTCGGATACGGAGTCTGATTTGCTCTCGACCCTCAAAAATGCCTGGTATGCGGCAGCCTATTCGCACGAGATCAGTGACGCCCCGCTGGCGCGGACGCTGATCGAGCAAAAGATCGTGCTGTTCCGCGGCAGCGACGGCACGCTCGGCATGATCGCCAATCGCTGCCCGCACCGTTTCGCCTCGCTTTCCGCCGGACGGCAGATCGACGATACGCTCGAATGTCCCTACCACGGCCTGCGCTTCAATCGGCAGGGTGAATGCGTGTTCAATCCGCATTCGAAGAACCATGGGCCGCTGCGCGCCGCCGATATCCGTTCCTGGCCGATAATGGAGCGGTACGGCATCGTCTGGTTCTGGCCCGGCGACCCCGCACGGGCCGATCCCACGGCGCTACCGACGATCGACTTTCTCGAAAAGCCCGATGAATATGCCGTGGTGCGCGGCATGCTGCATGTCCGCGGCCATTATGAGCTGGTGGTCGACAATCTTCTCGACCTGAGCCACGCCGCCTTCATCCACCCGCAGTTCAGCGGCGGGAACTATACCCCCGAGCAATTGCTCGCCGCAACCAAGCAGAAGCTCGAGCGCCGGGAGCGATCGATCGTCAACCATCGGCTTCGCAGCGGGCTTGGCCCTTCCTCGGCGCATGTCCGGCTTTTCGGCATGGACCCGAACGTACCCGTCAACACCGATACGACGATGACCTGGCACCCGCCGGCGATGCTGGATTTTGCGGTCGGTAGCTGGGAAGTCGACAAGCCCTGGGAGACCGGGGTGCACATCCCGCAGCTCCACTTCATCACCCCCGAAACCGAATTCACCTCGCACTATTTCTTCGTCAACGGCCGCAATCGCCGCCAGGACGAGCCCGAGATCGATCAGGCGATGCTCGACTTCTTCGACCTCGCCTTCGCCCGCCAGGACGAGCCGATGATCGAGATGGTTCAGGCCAATATGGGCGAGATCAGCGACATCAACGAACTTAACCCGATCCTGCTGCCGACCGATGCGGCGCCCGTCTCCGCACGCCGGATGCTCGCCGCGCTGATCGAGTCCGAACACGCCGCAAACGACGCGCCGGTTGCCTCTCTCGAAAAGGTCGTAGCGGCAATGTAACGCGCGTTGACCTCATGGGATTGCTATAATATTGAGTATACAATCGCGACGAAGAAGCGCGGAGAGTTTGGCCGGATGGCCGCCGTGGGAGGTGTCGCGTGATCCGTAGGCTGTTGTTGGCACTGTGCCTGTCCGTCGCTGCAGCGGGGAGCGTTGCCGCCCAGCCTGCCTCGCCGCCACCCGCGCCGGGCGACGAGAGCCATTGGCAGGAAGTCGGCGCGACCGGCTTCGCCACCAAACGCCTCGTCCTCGCCTCGGCATGTGCCGAAGCCTGCCCCTGGGGGGAACTCGGCGAATTCGTCCGCGATGCGATGAAGCCCGCCGGCTATGAGATCATCCTGTGCCGCAACTGCAACCGGACTGAAGGCCCCCGCATCGTCGCCGAGGCGCGTTTCCCGCCGCCGCTTGTCGACGACGACCTGCGCCATGGCACCGTCAAGCGGATCAAGGCGCGGATCGATTTCGGGATCACCGAAGCGTCCATGATGAAATGGGCCTATGAGGGCAAGTTCATCTACGCCAAGGATGGCCCCTACCCCAATCTCCGGCTGATCGCCCGGATCGAGGATCCTACCTATCTGCTTGTCGCGGTAAAGCCGGGGCTGGGCATCACGAGCCTGGCCGAGATCCGCGAGCGCAGGCTGCCCGTCCGCATCCTGACCTGGATGCAGCCCAGCGAAGCGCCGGTGCTCGATTATTACGGGCTGGATCGCGAAAGCCTGAAAAGCTGGGGGGCGTCGATCGTCACGCCCAAGGACGTCACCGCGGAGACCCCGTTCGACGTGATCATCTCGAGCCTCGCCAGCCCTGCCAACAACCCGGAATCATCCTTCTGGACCAAGCTGACCGTCTATCACGATCTGGACTATCTCGAACTCCCCCAGGACCTTCGCGACCAGATGGTCGCCAAGGTCGACATGGTGCACACCGTCGCGCGCTGGGGAGTCCTGCCGGGTGTCGACCGCAACATCGCCAGCGTAGGCCGCTCGGGCGAAGTCGTCTTCGCGCGCGACGATATGCCCGACGACATGGCCTATGCCGCCGCCAAGGCGATCGACGAGAACCGCGGCGAGCTCAAATGGTTTGTCCGCCCCTATTCGATCGATCCCAGGACCGTGGGCGACGGCAAGGGCGTGCCGCTCCATCCGGGCGCCGCACGCTATTATCGCGAGAAGGGATATATCAAGTGATGCACCGGCCCTTGTCGATCGCGTTCATCCTGCCGGCGGCTCTCGCCACCGCGATCGCCTTCTATCTGCTCGCCTTCGCCAATTTCGGCACCTTCATCTTCTTCGGCCTCCCGATCCTGGTGGGCGTAGCGTCTGCGCTCGTGCTTTGGCGCATGGACCCCAGGCGTACCTCCGCCGACCACATCACCGATGCGCTGCGCATCTATTACGGACTACACCTGATCTGGTCGTGCTACCGCTACTGGTTCACCGGTGGCCAGCCCGCGGTACCGCATCCGATCGGCGGCCCGTTCATAGACTCGCTGGTAGCGATGGGAATGTTCCCGGGCATCAAGACGCTGGAGGGACTGATCGGCATACTCCTGCTCGCCAACCGGTTCGTTCCGCTGGCGCTGGTGATGGAAGTGCCGACGAGCTTCACGATCTTCTATCTGAACGTCGTGATCGTCGGCGCGCCACGTCAGCTGCTGACCGGACCGCTGGAACTCGGCGTCAACTGCGCGCTGCTGCTCGCCTATTTCCGTTACTACCAGCCCTTCCTCGTGGCGCGCACCGTCGCCGCGCCCCCCCGGTTTCTGGCGCGCAGCCAGTTGGACGACCCGGCGCCTAGCCGCCCGCAATAATATAATCGCGCAAATATCCCGGCGAACGATCGGGAAATGATCCAGCGGAAGGGAGACGATGCAGAGTTCCGACACGGGCATGAGCCAAGGCGCCGCGCCGGCTTCGCGCGACCTGACCGACCTGATCGACCTATCGCCATGGAGCGGCTTCCAGAAAGCGATGCTGGCATGTTTCGCGCTGGTTTTCGCGGTCGACGGGCTCGCCAACCAGTCGCTTGGCATCGCGCTTCCTGCTTTGATCGCGGACTGGAGCACGTCGCGCGCGACCTTCGCGCCGGTGGCGGCGGCGAACCTTGCCGGTGTCGCCTTCGGCTCGATCCTGGGCGGTCTGCTGGGGGATCGGATCGGACGGCGCTGGGCGCTGATCGGCGCAGTGCTCCTCTTCGGGCTGATGACCGCAGCGTGCGCGCTGGTGCAGGACCCCACCCAGTTGATGGCCGTCCGCTTCATCGACGGCATCGGCATCGGCGCAGCCATTCCCAATGGCGCGGCGCTGATCTCCGAATTTACGCCCAGCCGGCGGCGCGGTCGCGCCATCGCGATCGGCATGGTCTTCATCCCGATCGGCGGCATCATCGCCGGGGGACTTGGGGCTTCGGTCTTGGAGGCGCTCGGCTGGCGGGCGATGTTCCTGGTTGCGGGATCGCTTCCGATCGCGCTGGCCGCGCTATTCCTGTTCGTACTCCCTGAATCGCCAAGCTTCCTGCAGCGCGCCGGCAAGCATGACGAACTGGCGCGGCTGCTGGAGAAATGCCGGATCCGGCTCGAACCGAGCCAGCATTTCACGGCGCCGCGGGCGGCGAAGGGGATGATGGCGCCGCTTGGGCTTTTGCTGTCGGCCGACCTTCGGCACCGCACGCTGCTGTTGTGGGGCGGATTCTTCACCTGCCTCATGGCGTCCTACACGATCTTCAGCTGGGTCCCGACGATGCTCCATATGCTGGGGTTCGACCTGACCATGACCAGCCTTGGGATCACGGCGTTCCACGGCGGCGGCGTCATCGGCGCCTTGCTGAGCGGCATCGTGCTGGATCGCAAGGGATTCAGCACCACGCATATGGCACTTGCCGGCGGCGCTGCCGTGATCGCAGCAATCCTCGCCGGATTGCTGAGTCTCGACATTGTCGCGGTACTCGTCATCCTGCCGATGATGCTAATACTCGGCTTCTGCATCGCCGGGCTGCACAACACGCTCTACACGCTGGCCGCCAACATCTACCCGACCGAAGCGCGCGCTACCGGCGTTGGTATAGCTTCGGCTACCGGCCGGCTCGGCGCAGTGCTGAGTTCGTTCACCGGCGTGATCTCGCTCGATCTGGGCGGGCCGCTGGCCTTTTTCGGCGTGGTCGCGGTGTTGCTGGCGCTGTGTGGCCTGTCGGGTGTCGCGGCCCGCGCCGGAGAACGCCGCAAAACCCTGGCGCATACATCCGCTGTTCCGTCGCATGCCGCCACCGGGAGCTGAAGCCATGACCCTTACCCACCACCTCCGCACGGCGGGCGCATCGCTGATCGCGCTTGCCCTGCTCGCGTCCCCTGCGCTCGCGCAATCCCAGCCGACGGTACAGACTGAACAGGGCAAGATCCGCGGCACCGCGGCGGACGGGGTCAAGCGCTTCTACGGTATTCCGTTCGCGACCGCTCCGGTTGGCGATCTGCGCTGGAAGGCGCCGATCGCAGCGCCCAGGTGGCAGCGCGAGCGCAGTGCCACTGCGTTCGGGCCCGCATGTTTCCAGGCATCGCCGCCCGATAGGCCCGCCATGCCAATGAGCGAGGACTGCCTGACGCTCAACGTCTGGGCGCCGGCGGAGGCCAAGGAACCGCTCCCGGTGATGGTCTGGATCCATGGCGGCGGCTATCTGGCCGGTGCGAACAGCGAACCGCAATTCGAAGGCAGCAATTTCGCGCGCCGCGGGGTCGTCCTCGTCACGATCAACTATCGCCTCGGCCCGCTCGGCTTCCTTGCCCATCCGGAACTGACCGAAGAGGCGTCGTACGGGGCATCGGGCAATTATGGCATCCTCGATCAGATCGCGGCGCTGAAATGGGTCCAGGCCAATATTGCGGCCTTCGGCGGCAATCCGGGCAATGTGACGATTTTCGGCGAAAGCGCCGGTGCAGGCGCGGTTAACATCCTCCAGGCGTCGCCGCTCGCACGCGGCCTGTTCCATAAGGTCATCGGCGAGAGCACGTCGCAATTCGATCCCGACGGGGGGCTGGTAGGTCGCAAGGACATGCGCCAGGCCGAAGCGTATGGGAAAGCATTTGGTGAGAAACTGGGCGCGCCTTCGCTGGCCGCGCTCCGCGCGCTGTCGCCAGAGCAGATCTATTCGCAATTCACTTTCTTCTGGCCCACCGAGCTCGACGGCTATGTCCTGCCCGACCTGGTCTATCATGTCTTCGCGCAGGGAAAGCAGAACGACGTTCCTACGCTGGTCGGCTCCAATTCCGACGAGGGCGGCACGATCAAAGTGCCCTGGGTAAAGCGCGACGATACGAATGCGGCGACCTATGACAGGCTTTACGGCGGGCTGAGCGATCCGCTCCGCCAGTCCTCGACCGACGCCGTCCAATGGCAGATGCGCGTCTGGGCGCAGTTGCAGGCACGGACGGGCAAGCAGAAATCATGGCTCTACTGGTTCGATCAACCCTGGCCCGGTCGCAAGGCCGACGGCGCGTTCCACGGCAACGAGATCGTCTACGTGTTCGGCACGCTGAATGCCGAGCAGCAGCCATGGGCCGATGAGGATCGGACGCTCTCGAACCTGATGACCGATTATTGGGTGAGCTTCGCGCGCGACGGCGACCCCAATGGCGCAGGGCTGCCGCAATGGCCGAACTACGATCCGGCCGCGCCACGTCTGATGCGGCTCGCACCCCGGCCCGGGGTGATCCCCACCCCTCGCGCCGAGGCCCAGGCCTTTCTCGACGCCTATTTCGAGGCCCGGCGCTAAAGTCCGCGATCGGCCAGCCAGCCGGCGATCAGTTCGGCGATCGCGTCGTTGTTGGTCTCGGTTGGAAAGCCATGGGTATTGCCGCTGATGCCGCGGTCGTCGAGCAACACCTCGTCTGCCGGAACGCCGGCCCATTTGAGGAACGCGGCGGTGCAATGGTCGTAGGCGGCGTGATAGGAAGCGCCTCCGGTCAGCACTATCACCGGGATCTTCGCGATGTTGACCAGCGTGCGCCGCGGGCCGGCGGGCAACCAGCAATCGGATCGGTCGGCGCGGCCGGAAGGCACGCTGCGGAGCGCACCGAAATCCTCCGTCTTCTCCACGGGGGGCGTGAACCGGAGCGGAGCATAGGTCAGGCCGAAGGGCCGCGCGACCGGGTCTCCAGGCGCGCCGAGCGGGGGCGTGTTGTAGAAGGGCGGGCCATTCGGCTCTGCCGCAACGATCGCCTTGACCAAGCCCGGGCGCGCATCGGCAATCTGCCAGCCGGTCGTCCCCGCGCGCGAATGGGTCACCAGAATCGCGGGGCCGATGCGGTCGAGCAGGGCGGCGCCGGCCTCGCGGTCTATTGTGTCGACATAGGTGCTTAGCGCGACCGGATCGCGCGGTGCACCGAACGGCACTTCGATCGTCGAATGCCGGCCCCGCGCATTCTGTTCATAAGCAGGATCGCCCGCGCGGTTGACCCCGGGAAAGCGCGTGGCGGGCTTGGGCTTGGGTGGCGCCGCGATGGGGCCCCGGTCCGGCAACCGGCTTGGGGGCATCAGCTTGGGTCCGTCGACCGGTTCGTAATGCGGCGAACGGCCCAGTGTCGGCCGGTCGACGACATAGACTGCATAGCCCATGCGCAGGAACAGAGTCGCCCATCCCTCGCGGCCATCGGGCGTGCTCCAGAAGCTCGCGCCGGTGGATGCGCCGCCGTGGAAGAAGATCAGCGGATAGGGATGCGTCTGCTTCGCCGGGATCTGATATTCGACATACATGGCATCGGCGACCACCATCCCGGTCGGTAGCGGGACCTCCCGGCCCCCGGCGTAGAAATTGCCCTGGCGCGCGATCACGAGCGGGGGCTTGG from Sphingomonas hengshuiensis encodes the following:
- a CDS encoding aromatic ring-hydroxylating dioxygenase subunit alpha, translated to MLSTLKNAWYAAAYSHEISDAPLARTLIEQKIVLFRGSDGTLGMIANRCPHRFASLSAGRQIDDTLECPYHGLRFNRQGECVFNPHSKNHGPLRAADIRSWPIMERYGIVWFWPGDPARADPTALPTIDFLEKPDEYAVVRGMLHVRGHYELVVDNLLDLSHAAFIHPQFSGGNYTPEQLLAATKQKLERRERSIVNHRLRSGLGPSSAHVRLFGMDPNVPVNTDTTMTWHPPAMLDFAVGSWEVDKPWETGVHIPQLHFITPETEFTSHYFFVNGRNRRQDEPEIDQAMLDFFDLAFARQDEPMIEMVQANMGEISDINELNPILLPTDAAPVSARRMLAALIESEHAANDAPVASLEKVVAAM
- a CDS encoding carboxylesterase/lipase family protein → MTLTHHLRTAGASLIALALLASPALAQSQPTVQTEQGKIRGTAADGVKRFYGIPFATAPVGDLRWKAPIAAPRWQRERSATAFGPACFQASPPDRPAMPMSEDCLTLNVWAPAEAKEPLPVMVWIHGGGYLAGANSEPQFEGSNFARRGVVLVTINYRLGPLGFLAHPELTEEASYGASGNYGILDQIAALKWVQANIAAFGGNPGNVTIFGESAGAGAVNILQASPLARGLFHKVIGESTSQFDPDGGLVGRKDMRQAEAYGKAFGEKLGAPSLAALRALSPEQIYSQFTFFWPTELDGYVLPDLVYHVFAQGKQNDVPTLVGSNSDEGGTIKVPWVKRDDTNAATYDRLYGGLSDPLRQSSTDAVQWQMRVWAQLQARTGKQKSWLYWFDQPWPGRKADGAFHGNEIVYVFGTLNAEQQPWADEDRTLSNLMTDYWVSFARDGDPNGAGLPQWPNYDPAAPRLMRLAPRPGVIPTPRAEAQAFLDAYFEARR
- a CDS encoding FAD-binding protein — protein: MAQDVSTDILVIGGGSAATRAALEAVATGARVMLVDKGEVGQSGSSPHALVGFSVPLLDDADSPELFIEDWANASGGICDRDLVAQCAEHGRGIAEDMERRGVAFIRNADGSWFLSKRAGHSVRRTLMAQGHGKGVHANVILPMRQAILDDGVELREYVMVTRLLLDGDRVAGAHAVDAQGNAFVIRAKSIVLAAGGVNRLYSILCEEVVEHHARTTGDSYALAFHAGAPLIDMEFAQFRDSPPAGPIFGAHYMNALGERIMEKYDPENLECAPRYMMARAVYTENFEGRGPVVWHVEEGQIARSRAPVGTYEAGQVVPITLMFQRLMGGARIDVNAATPVAGLYAAGEASGGVHGGDRMQGCGFLETQTFGGIAGRSAAAFATAHDFAVIDSSAVAAERERLAAPGGDVDPMEMVGTIQAIMWRQAGVVSNREQLEDAIEKLQAIRAEAASNIKTSDLFAAEDVRNLALAAQLVATAKLAREETRSGHGRTDFPASDPAWVKHVRLQRDEKGDVAVDCVPVQERVPA
- a CDS encoding alpha/beta hydrolase family protein, which codes for MIARQGNFYAGGREVPLPTGMVVADAMYVEYQIPAKQTHPYPLIFFHGGASTGASFWSTPDGREGWATLFLRMGYAVYVVDRPTLGRSPHYEPVDGPKLMPPSRLPDRGPIAAPPKPKPATRFPGVNRAGDPAYEQNARGRHSTIEVPFGAPRDPVALSTYVDTIDREAGAALLDRIGPAILVTHSRAGTTGWQIADARPGLVKAIVAAEPNGPPFYNTPPLGAPGDPVARPFGLTYAPLRFTPPVEKTEDFGALRSVPSGRADRSDCWLPAGPRRTLVNIAKIPVIVLTGGASYHAAYDHCTAAFLKWAGVPADEVLLDDRGISGNTHGFPTETNNDAIAELIAGWLADRGL
- a CDS encoding 2Fe-2S iron-sulfur cluster-binding protein, with protein sequence MTDGSIIVELARSGLTLTVPPGESILDAVRAAGIAATSNCEQGTCGACEVTVLAGVPDHFDAVLSPKDRAAGKTMMICCSGALSERLVLDL
- a CDS encoding MFS transporter, translated to MQSSDTGMSQGAAPASRDLTDLIDLSPWSGFQKAMLACFALVFAVDGLANQSLGIALPALIADWSTSRATFAPVAAANLAGVAFGSILGGLLGDRIGRRWALIGAVLLFGLMTAACALVQDPTQLMAVRFIDGIGIGAAIPNGAALISEFTPSRRRGRAIAIGMVFIPIGGIIAGGLGASVLEALGWRAMFLVAGSLPIALAALFLFVLPESPSFLQRAGKHDELARLLEKCRIRLEPSQHFTAPRAAKGMMAPLGLLLSADLRHRTLLLWGGFFTCLMASYTIFSWVPTMLHMLGFDLTMTSLGITAFHGGGVIGALLSGIVLDRKGFSTTHMALAGGAAVIAAILAGLLSLDIVAVLVILPMMLILGFCIAGLHNTLYTLAANIYPTEARATGVGIASATGRLGAVLSSFTGVISLDLGGPLAFFGVVAVLLALCGLSGVAARAGERRKTLAHTSAVPSHAATGS
- a CDS encoding TAXI family TRAP transporter solute-binding subunit, coding for MIRRLLLALCLSVAAAGSVAAQPASPPPAPGDESHWQEVGATGFATKRLVLASACAEACPWGELGEFVRDAMKPAGYEIILCRNCNRTEGPRIVAEARFPPPLVDDDLRHGTVKRIKARIDFGITEASMMKWAYEGKFIYAKDGPYPNLRLIARIEDPTYLLVAVKPGLGITSLAEIRERRLPVRILTWMQPSEAPVLDYYGLDRESLKSWGASIVTPKDVTAETPFDVIISSLASPANNPESSFWTKLTVYHDLDYLELPQDLRDQMVAKVDMVHTVARWGVLPGVDRNIASVGRSGEVVFARDDMPDDMAYAAAKAIDENRGELKWFVRPYSIDPRTVGDGKGVPLHPGAARYYREKGYIK